The Botrytis cinerea B05.10 chromosome 6, complete sequence region GCACGGCGAATGCAGcgaagatgttgaaatgaATGGGGGGGAAGGAAGCATGATAGATTATTATAGATACCCTGTAtgttattcattcattgtttATTGAGCAGTTGAAGACGCTTGAGTGAAATTTGAGTTCTGGTGTTTCAATTCGGAGAGTGATATGCtcttattgttattatcAATAGTAGAATGTTGATATAGATCTTGAGACAGGTATTATAGAATGGTATTTTTAAGGGGTTATTTAGTTAACAAATAGTCATCAAGAGAACGAATGATCAATTGACAAAACGAACGCAAACGGTGAAGTATtaatacatccatccatcgtacatgatattcaattttgagaGATGGTTGATTGGGGAGGGATGAGCCTGAACCATCATAATAAGTTTCTTCATGCGCAGACATACCAAGAGAAGAGCAAATAGATAGAAATGGATCACTTGCGAAGATTTCGTCCTCaggcaagcaagcaagcaagcaagccaGTAATGTTTGTTATGGTGCCAGCCATCGGAGACAGTTTTATCTCTCCCGGCACGAGTATTGATGTTTGAGACGATGCTAGTTGTGTTAGGACGGTTCCTAGATTCCTCGGAGGAATAATTAGGTCAAGGGCAGAGTAACCCGAGCAAGTAAGTGAggaatgtgtgtgtgtgtgtgtgtgtgcacTACTGCATAACATAACATTACATAACGGGGCATAATACAATGTGCAGGTCGGCATGAGCAGATGTGCTGGTGCTAGAGAGGGACGTACTCGAGATTGTGAAGATGATCAGATATTGTGATGTGCTTATTAGTGCAGTGCGGCACAACGAAGAAGTGAACGTGTCTGTCGCTCGAATCAGTGTTGCATATCTTTGTAGGTGGTTGCTATTCATAGTTTTATACGTAGTTCTATTCATAGTCTTGTTAATATACGTCGTTCTCTCGATACTTCGATACAAAGTTCTATTCATAGTTCTATTCATAGTTCGAGCGACAATCCACGTCCCATCTCGATCTCTCTCCTTATACGAcaggaagagagagagacccATCGAACGCTTTCCGGAgaaccaatccaatcccatcagTCAAAAGCAAAACCCAGAGCTTATTGAAGAAGCACCTAGTAGGATTGCAATCCCGTTTGGGAAAGCAGAGAGATGGGATGTGCCTTGATggtttcatcatcatccgaaAATGTAAAGTGATGAGTGCTATGCTCAGCATCCAAGCcattgcatgcatgcatgcattcattcattcatccatccatcccaagaaaaaaaaaaggactCTGTGctcatccacccacccacccatccatctcctccatcttctcatcttctcatcttctcatcttcccaCCATTCCCAAAATGTTCTTCTACTCCTAATTTGTACCAACCATTAGAAAAAGTCACATCTTCCAATTTCTATACTCTGTACACATACACAGTCACtcgttttttctttcgtcAAATCAGACACACGCTCTTTTCTTATCAGCACCCTTTTTTCCTCGTGTCGTGTTGCTCATCCATCGATCGCTTTGTTGTTCGTGATTCTGCCACTGCTGGCTGCCCAAACATTGCACAATACCGGTACGTGTCACAATTCCTGCCCCTGTTTATGCTCTGCCCGTTTGCCCCAACATGCAGTGTTGCGGTTTGTTCACGTTCCCATATGCACATATGCAAGAGCAGAGGACAAAGATACACCGAGAGCCAGGGTCCAaggtgaagaggaaaagaagaggtgAAATCGGCCCCGTGTAACTaacttctctcttctcgGTTTGAAGCACCACAGAATACCAACCACACACTCGTTTTTCCACACACACTCTTCACGTACACACTTCAGTCGATCGTAACTCTATCCATCGATTgcacttttctttttaacGTTTTCAACCGTTCTCGTATCATCCACCCATTGCATTCAGATTCGCCCACCATTGGATCCCAATCCGCCATCAATCAGCCTGCAATTCGCACaaccaatctcaatctcgctTGGCGTCCTCTAAACAGCAATTCTGCCCCAAGACAACACTCCACCATACTTCCAGCTAGTCTCACAGACTGCGCAATTCAATCGATCGATAATAATACCTACATATCCCACCAACTGAGCATCATCCAGACAAGAAAAAGTCTCTCCCTTACAGATTGATCTCTGAATTTTCACCCCCCCAAATTAATTTATCAACGACCAAGTCCAAGGAGGATTATCCTAACAATAACCGCCCGTTGATTAGTTTGAAATTGGTTCCTGGTTCCTGAACACCCGAGGCTCACCACTCACAAAGCTGgtacaaaaaaaaagttaatCCATACTTAATCTCTCTCATTAGCCCAATACGCGAATCTAGTCCCGTCCAATCAAGTCGACTTGCCTTTTCGGTCTGTGAGTGAGATTACTGTCTATCACTTTGGATTCCTTCGACTCCATTCCACCTTGAACaccaacacaacacaacttTACACAACTCTACACTCGTTATACGCTTCGATAAGACGCTCCGTCGATTCTCTGATATATCCACGAGCGACGAATTTTCCATCGATTTACACACCATACTGGAGGACAATTAAATGGCTTAAGCGTTGCGCGTCAAGTCAATGCAACTATTTACGAaagtggaggaggagaagccATCGAGCTTTTAATTCTCACAAATTTTGCGACACGaataattactttttaatacttttcaGAGGGGAACAGCAATGAGGTTCTCATCATGGCTGAGTCCATCAGCTAGGAATTCGCCATCTATAATagccttttcttctctcttgacCTTGACGCCATTAACGAATGCGATCACTTTCCAACCGGCTCCATCCGCCAACCTCGATCTTTCGAACTTAGGACGTGTAGGGCTCGgtggagattttgatggCATTTCGTTATATAAATACGTCGGCCAAAATGAAGATGGCTACAACACTACGACCCAATCCGTTATGGTACGCTTTCCCACGGGTGAATTTGATTCCTTGGCATCGGCCGATGCTTCAATCGCAGCCATGTGCCCGTACGTCAAATCGGATGGGACACTCGTGGGGGTAGTAATTGGAGGCAACTTTACGAGCTTAGGAAATGTGGAATCGCAAGGGATCGCACTGttcaatacaaatacatcGGCAATCACTGCACTTCCCGGACTATCAGGGTCAGTTTCAGCACTCTTATGCGACGAGACAACAAATGCAGTCTACATTGGAGGTTATTTCGATTCTACAAATTCTTCAAACGTAATCAAATTGGTGGACAATACCTTGGTCGCCCTACCTTTCTCTGGATTTAACGGTCGGGTCAATTCGATCTCGAAGGCGTCAAACGGAAACATTATCTTTGGGGGAACTTTCACAGGACTCGGAAATTCTACTGCAACAATTACCAGCAAGGCTAGCAATGCAACTGATCAACAAATTGTCAACATTTCCGGCGCTAATATCACAAGCAGTGGCACAGCCACAACTACGGGCTTTGACGATCCAACAAACATTGTTTGCAAGACTAATGGTATTGACGGTGCCGGAAATACTTGGTTATTGAAGGATGATTCTGCTGGGTGGTGGAAAGCTAcgtttggttttggtttcCAGCCTACCAAGTTGAGATTATGGAATACGCACCAAGGCGGTCGAGGTACCAAGACTTGGAGATATACGGCTCAGCCAATCAATGGCATCATGAACTTTACTTACATCGATCCAGCTACAGGTGCTAATGCAACATGTACATCGGAATGTCCTTTGAGCAACAATGCTAGCATTCCATACCAGGACTTTCACTTTGTGAATTCAGTTGGTATGGATGCCTTTCAGATTGATATCTCTGATTGGTACGGTAATGGAGGTGGCCTGAATGGCATTGAGTTATTCCAGGATGACATTTTCTCCTATGCTATTAACGATTTCAACGAGCCTGCCTGTGCTTCTTTATCAACTGCTTCGAACACAACATCAACCGGCCCTTGGACCATTAGTCCCTCATTTCAAAGTGATGCAGAGTACCTCACAGGGAAATTTACAGCAGATACCGCAAGCTCAGCTTCTGTGGTCTTCTACCCCGATATCAGAGAGTCGGGCAACTACACAGTGAAGATGTACACCCCAGGATGTATTCAGGATAGTACATGTACAAGCAGAGGCTCGATTGTTGTAAATGGAAGTGTGGCCAGTAGCACTTCTGATACCGCCGCAACCTTCGGCTCGCCTATCACCCTTTTCCAATCTAATGACTACGACAAGTATGATCAAGTATACTCCGGTTACATCGAAGCTGCCAGTGATACCTTCCGCCCTTCAATCACCCTCACTCCAAGTGGCCAAATCCCTGGAAACTCGGAGAAGTTTACCATTGTAGCTCAGCGAGTTGGGTTCATCTTGAATAGCGCGACTAGCACAGGATTAAATGGTCTTTTCGAATTCGATCCAAGCCAAAGCGTCATCAATACTTCCGATTTCCAGAACAATACAATCGATCAAGCTGGTATGAAACTCAATAACGATGCTGAGGTCAATGTTGTTGTGACTTCTGGCGACACTATCTTCGTTGGTGGCAATTTTTCTGCAACAGGATACGAAAACGTATTCTCAATCTCAGACTCCGGTCCAAGCTCATTAGATTCCAGAGGATTAAACGGAGAGGTCCTCACTATGCTCCTTGATGACTCAACCCTTTATGTTGCAGGAAACTTCAGCAGCAATTCAGGCTCAACGACTACTGCAGGTTTGAACAATATCGCCGCATATGATACCGCTGAGAATAAATGGAGTGCACTAGGAGCCGGTGTTAATGGAAAGGTTACATCGGTGGTACCAATATCATTGAATATCACCGCTAACAAACCCGAGAACGTCATTACCTTGACTGGAGATTTTAACCAGCTCCTTGCATTTGGAAGTAACTCTTCAGTTTCCGTTTCTGGTTTCGCCATTTGGGTACCATCACACGACAATTGGTTGCAGAACCTTAATATTGCGGCTATGTCTATCAACGGTCAACTCACCGCCGCAGTAAATGCCTCCGGCGACGCCATCTTTGCTGGTTCACTCTCATCCTCGCAACTTAGCGCCAACGGAGTAGTTTCTCTCGCATCAGGACTGAGCCCATTCCCCGTCAAGATTCAACCTACCCAAGTGCAGTCTACATCAACCCTGTCGAAACGAAATACTGCTAGTCAAAATGTCAGTGGTGTTGTAACTGGGCTCTTTTACGAGAGTGGCTCGCGTAATATTACAATCCTCGGTGGTCATTTCACCGCAACTTCTACCAATGGTACTGACGTTCATAACCTCGTCTTTATTGATGGCGCGAATGATAACACTGTCACTGGAATCGGATCTCAAATTGACACAGATTCTACCTTCCGTGCATTGGCTATACAAGACGACATTTTGTATGCTGGGGGGTCTGTTACCGGGACTGTTAGTGGAGGAGAAATCAATGGGCTTATCTCATACAATCTTAAGACTTCAAGGTTTTCATCACAAGCACCAGCTCTCGGTGGATCATCTGTTGCTGTCAATGATATTGCGGTGAGGACGAAGACTGGTGATTTGTATGTTGGTGGAAGTTTCACTCGAGCCGGATCTTTGGATTGCCCAGGTGTTTGCCTATTCACGGCGTCTGCATCCCAATGGAATCGACCAGGAACAAATCTTGAAGGTACTGTCAACACT contains the following coding sequences:
- the Bcrax2 gene encoding Bcrax2 produces the protein MRFSSWLSPSARNSPSIIAFSSLLTLTPLTNAITFQPAPSANLDLSNLGRVGLGGDFDGISLYKYVGQNEDGYNTTTQSVMVRFPTGEFDSLASADASIAAMCPYVKSDGTLVGVVIGGNFTSLGNVESQGIALFNTNTSAITALPGLSGSVSALLCDETTNAVYIGGYFDSTNSSNVIKLVDNTLVALPFSGFNGRVNSISKASNGNIIFGGTFTGLGNSTATITSKASNATDQQIVNISGANITSSGTATTTGFDDPTNIVCKTNGIDGAGNTWLLKDDSAGWWKATFGFGFQPTKLRLWNTHQGGRGTKTWRYTAQPINGIMNFTYIDPATGANATCTSECPLSNNASIPYQDFHFVNSVGMDAFQIDISDWYGNGGGLNGIELFQDDIFSYAINDFNEPACASLSTASNTTSTGPWTISPSFQSDAEYLTGKFTADTASSASVVFYPDIRESGNYTVKMYTPGCIQDSTCTSRGSIVVNGSVASSTSDTAATFGSPITLFQSNDYDKYDQVYSGYIEAASDTFRPSITLTPSGQIPGNSEKFTIVAQRVGFILNSATSTGLNGLFEFDPSQSVINTSDFQNNTIDQAGMKLNNDAEVNVVVTSGDTIFVGGNFSATGYENVFSISDSGPSSLDSRGLNGEVLTMLLDDSTLYVAGNFSSNSGSTTTAGLNNIAAYDTAENKWSALGAGVNGKVTSVVPISLNITANKPENVITLTGDFNQLLAFGSNSSVSVSGFAIWVPSHDNWLQNLNIAAMSINGQLTAAVNASGDAIFAGSLSSSQLSANGVVSLASGLSPFPVKIQPTQVQSTSTLSKRNTASQNVSGVVTGLFYESGSRNITILGGHFTATSTNGTDVHNLVFIDGANDNTVTGIGSQIDTDSTFRALAIQDDILYAGGSVTGTVSGGEINGLISYNLKTSRFSSQAPALGGSSVAVNDIAVRTKTGDLYVGGSFTRAGSLDCPGVCLFTASASQWNRPGTNLEGTVNTMLWASDTSLIVGGSLTVNGANVSVATYDTKAQTWTTATGAENIPGTVTSLVPATSDISEYWVAGTAKNGSAFIMKYDGTNWLSVGDVFESGSVIRGLQMMPLSSNHDNSDLIPSNQVLMLTGAMVLPTFGNVSAVLFNGTTFQPFALTSSTSNTGGSLSHIFSQENNFFKSSGGHLAVGLVVLIALAISLALIFLIVVAGVLAERIRRKREGYMPAPTNSYDQNNGMSRIPPQQLFSSLGQGRTAAEKAPMI